atatttaaGATAATGATAAACATCCTACATTATAGAGCTGTTTTGTGGGGGTGAAATTAGATAAGGTGTTGTGAAAGGTACAGTGTGGTGCCTGGCACCTGGTAGGAGCTCAGCAAGGCAGCTATAAGCCAGGAGTCAGGGATACTGAGCTGAGAGGGTCAGCCACATGGAGTCCCTAGGCTGGGAGGGTTGGGCCTGAAATGGCAGTAATGTTAGGAAGATCTGCATTGGAAAGGGTCAAGGCTGGTCTTGACCTTTGTGTTCCTGACACTGCCTTCCTTCCAACAGATGAGAAGTTGGAGGCAAGTTTGGCCACAGGTCCCCTGGCTGACAGTGGCCCAGAGGACATGGCCCCTGCCCTGGAGGACTGCCTGTCCCAGGAGGTGCAGGATTCCTTCTCCTTCCTAGAGGACTCAAGCAGCTCAGAGCCtgagtgggtgggggtggaggacgGGGAGGTGGCCCaggcaggagcagcaggagcagcctTCTCCCCTGGGGAGGACGACCCTGGGATGGGCTACCTGGAGGAGCTCTTGCGAGTTGGGCCTCAGGTAAGGAGGAGCTGTGCTGGGTTTGAGGGTGGTGAGGAAGCCAGAGGGTGGACAGGGCTACCTGGTCCTGAGCTCCAGTGCTATGTCTGCAGGTGGAGGAGTTCTCCGTGGAGCCACCCCTAGATGACCTGTCCCTGGATGAGGCGCAGTTTGTCTTGGCCCCCAGCTGCTGTTCGCCGGACTCTGCTGCCCCCAGGCccgaaggagaagaggaaagtggGGAGGAAGTCTTCCTGAGTGCCTATGATGACCTAAGTCCCCTTCTGATGCCCAAACACCCAACCTGGGAGGGTCCAGGAAGTCCGGAGGAAGAGACAGCAGGGTGTGGGAGACAGGAGGCTCCAgagcaggccgagggagaagatGCATGCTGCAAAGTAGGGGAGGCCAAGGAGGCTGACCCTGAGAACACATGGGCCATcagggaggaggctgaggggAGTCCAGAGAGTGAGGTGGAGGATGGAGAGACAGgcgaggaaggagggaaggctgGGGAAAGCCAAGAGACGATGGTCAGTTtgagagaagggagtgggaaagagacagaggccaagggagaggagTCTAAAAGCCAGCAGGAGAATGAGAGTATGAAGGAAGCTCAGGATGtggagggaacagaaggagagcTGAGCAAAGACAAGGAGACGGAAAGGaagactgagagagaggaggaggctcaGAAAGGCCAGGAAGGCCAGGTACGAGCCAGAAGCGACCCAGAGTGTGGGGTCCAGGAAAACCAAGTTGCTGAGGAGAGCTGGGAAGTTGTACACAAACAAGAGGCAGAAGAAGCCAGAGAGGATGAGGTTaaagggcaggaggggcagaaggaccaAGAGGTAAGAGAAGACCGAGGAGATGGTGAAGATGGCAGAAGCCCAGAagcagcagctggaggaggaggaggagaggtcaGCATGGACAGGGAGAGTGGGGATGGAGAGTCTGAGGGAGACCAGAGGGCTGGAGGTGACCATTTAGGAAAGGACTCCCCTCCTGAAGGGTCACACGCAGAGTCCCTGGAGGCTGACAGTGCCAAAGGGGGCAATTCCCAGTCCTCTGAGGCAACCCCACAGCCACCCCAGCTAGAGGAGATGGAGCCTGAGGGGCAGCCCAGTCCAGAGGGCTGCAATCTGTGCCCCTGTCCTCTTGGCTCACCTAGCGGTGTGGGCATGCGCCTGGCTTCCTCCCTGGTTCAGGTCCAACAGGTCCGCTCTGTGCCCGTGGTGCCCCCCAAACCACAATTTGCCAAGATGCCTAGTGCAATGTGTAGCAAGATCCATGTGGCACCTGCAAACCCATGCCCAAGGCCTGGTCGGCTCGATGGGACTCCTGGGGAAAGGGCTTGGGGGTCCAGAGCCTCCCGTTCCTCTTGGAGGAATGGAGGCAGTCTTTCTTTTGATGCTGCTGTGGCCCTGGCCCGGGATCGCCAGaggactgaggctcagggagttcGGCGGACCCAGACCTGTACTGGGGGTGGGGACTATAGCCTCATCCCCAGAACCTCCCCCTGTAGTATGATCCCTGCCTATTCTCCTCGGCCACTTAGCTGCCTGGAGCTCCCACCCGAAGACACAGAAGGGTCTGGACACCGGAGTCGGCATAGTCTGCCCCCCAGGGAACACCAGCCCCCTGACCCTCTTCCGTCCCCACAGCGCCGATCATATGCATTTGAAACACAGGCTACCCCTGGGAGAGGTGAGGAACTGTGAGAAGGACCATAGCACTGGGCAAAGAGGGTAGTAGGTGGTCTCCAATCTCGAGGATCCCAGACTAGCTGTTTCTTCTGCAGCCTGAGCAGCTGTAGTGCCCAACACCATAGGCTTTGACCCTCCAGCTTCTCTTCTTGACTGTGGGAAGCATTGCCTCAGTTGGTTTACCTGAGTTTGTCTCAGACACAAAGCACTTATCCCTTAGAATATTCCCAAGAAAGTCACCAAAACCCTGTTACCAGGGACTGGGGCCTTggtcaaaggaaacaaagagtAGGCGGAATACTTAAGAGGTTTCTCAACATGAAGAATGAAGAGGGAACTCTGCAAAGTGCCTGCCCTCCTCTGAGGCTGTGCACTTCCCTTCATGCAAGtccagggtggaggaggggaggaaagggccACGTCAGAGCCTATCACACACAAACACTTCTGAACTGCCCATCCCGACTCTACTCTTGGATTCCTCCAGACCCTCCTAGCTCTAGATTAGGAGGACCACGTCAAGGAGCTCGTTGAAGACCTCGGGCCTCAAATGCCGGACTGGCCCCCTTTCCAGCATCCCTACTGTCTGCCTCCAGTCCCCTTTAGGAAGAGAGGTCTTGTACGGATCTCCCTggcttctcatttttccttcGGAATAACTTCCTCCTATTTCGGGGAAGGGGAGCGGCATAACTCAGGCCATGGGACTGCTTCTCCAGACAGGCTGGGGCTGCAGATTCTGTTCTAGTTAGAAGCAATGTCTCAGAATAAAAGTTGTACTTTTATATGTAAACAGTGTGGAGTCTCATTATGCTTAATCGAGTCTTAGGTGATAGGGATCGCATTTTCACATTTGGCAAAACGTCCTTTCGCAGTTGTCTGGGTGCTCTTCCTCTGTCGTTGTCATGGAGACCTGTGGCTAGAAACTAGAGCTAGGTTCACGGTGGCCAGGAAACGAGGAAGAGAAACTGGTATTTACATAATGCTCGTTCTCTATCAGCACAGGCTGCGTACTCCACAAGCAAACAGTCTATGCCCTTGGTTTTGGTTACTCCACGTGACAATTCGCAAGGTTGGTACCGGGATCTCCATTTTCCGGAGAGGAGACCTGTGCAGTGAGGTCGGTTAGGGAGGCTGATTAAGTCCGAGGCTTGCCAGAGATCTCAGCGGTAAGAAGTGAGAGCGGCAGGTTGCAGATCCGAGTGCGTCTGGCCCCAGAGGCTAAACTCTTCTCATCAGAGCACACTCCGGGTCTCCGGTGCCTCAACGGCTAATCTCAACCGAGAAGACAAGGTCCTTCTCACAGCAGCTGAAAGCCTCGCAAAAACTGGAAGCTCTGGGCGTCTTTGGGTAGTAGCTGCAGACGCTAGTACAAAAGAGCCGACGCAGAACCGTCCTCCTCGCCAGTGGACGCCAAATCAGGGTCCTGACCCAAGATGGCCTCCCAAGTAGCCCTTGTTAAAGATGGCGCCTCCGTCCGACGTCCTTCCCTCCATCGGAGCCAGCCTCGCTCCCTTCTACCAGTACAAACGCCTTGTTCGGTAGGCAGAGGGTAGCACACATTAGTCGTCTGTCTTTCTTGCCGAAAGCGACGAAGTCTTCAATGTCCCTCTCTGGGGATCCCAGGAagttccttcttctcctccccggCGACATCCCCACCCGTAGGCATCTTTCCGCCCCATCAGGAGGGAAGGGCCGGAAGTGGGGCAGCTCAGAGGCTGAGGAGGCTGGGCGGGTCCAGAGAGATACTTCCGCCCCCCACCAACATGGCCGCAGGCCGGGAGTGCGCATGAGCAGCTGTCCATGGAGAGCTCTCCGAGTCCGGGAGAGGCAGAGCTCGGTCAGGGGAGATCCGCGGCCTCGGCGGCCTCGGCCGGTGAGTTCGGGCCCGGCCGCGAGTCGGGGGTCCGGAGGCCGGGTGGGCCGGTAGGCAGGGCAGCCTTGACTCCGCTCTCGTTTTCAGGCGGCGGGCCTCCCGGGGAGGAAGCCTTTGTTTTGAGGGAGGGGGCCGTGCCCGCTCCTCGCTCGCCCGCCCCCCTTTGTGGGCCGAGCGCTCTCCCCGCCCCCGAGCGCGCGCGTCCCCGCCCTCCTGCGCTGCCAGCCGCCGGCCGGGACCGCGAGCCCGCCGAGCCCCGCGCCCGTTCCTGGCCGCCGAGCGCAGCGCGGGGTCGCGGGGCGAGCGCGGCGGCCGCCCGGGCTCCCGGGCTCGCGGGCTCGCGGGCTCGCGCCTGCCGGCCGCGGGCCCTGCGGGGAGACGCCGCCCGCGCGGGCACGGTCGGGGCGCGGGGCTTCTTGGGGACTTGGTGGTTTCCCCCTTTGTGTCCAGACTTAGCAGGGGCTCTCGCCGGGCCCTCCCGGCCCGAGCGCGCACGCCACGACTGCCCGGCCGCGTTTCCGTGTCGCATCCCCTAACGCTCAGGAAATGCTTCCGGATGTCCAGCTAAGATTTGAATAAGCGGCCTGACCCGGCTGCTGGGCGTCCTCCGAGGCCGCCCCCGGCTGACAGCTGTGGGCGGTAGAGACGCCTCCGGTGCCCGGCCGTCTCTCCCCTCGCCTCCTCCCGCGGTCAGCGCAGAAGCCTCGGGGGGCCGCTGCCTCCGGCGGTTGGAGGATGGACAGGTAGGTGGTCCCGCAGCGCTGGCGCTGCTTCCCCTTAGGGACTGGGATCTTCTGGCAGCGTGACTTCCTCCGGACAGTTtcactttcagttctttttcttttttccttttttgtttttgttttctgggttttggtttttttgtttgtttgtttgtttgttttggtcaaCGCTTTCCTTCGATGTGGACTTTCCAGGGCCCATCCGCTGAAGATTTTCCCTAGATAGGAAAGGTTTCGGGGACCTTCTGGGTGCAGACTACACCAAAATCTTACCGTTCGTGCGGGGATAGATTTGTTCCTTTGTACAGGGTAGCTGTATCTTTCTGGAGGCATCTGTCTCAGCTCATTGTTTTTCCTGTCCTCTTGGCTGGGTGTCAGGGTCCTAAGGCGGGCACCGTGCAAATGAGTTCCTTTTCCATTGTCTCTCCTTCCGAACCTTGAACCTGGagttttttcccttcttgctGAGGTTCAGTTGACTTGGAGTTGTCATGGCAACATTTTAGCAACTGTGTTGTTCTAGGGGAAGGCttggtgaagaaaacagaaggggcTTGCAAATGACACACTTGGACTTGAGGGTATCTAACAAATGACATAAATCCAGACACTCCAAAGCAGGAGCCCAAGGGGCCAAGTAGAATGAGGCCCAAGGGGGCCAACTATGTTCTTTATGGTTCAGGGAGGTTTCCCCTTCCTAGGTGTGTGAGAACAGAAATTTTTGGGTCCTGTATGTGGCTCAGAAACTGGAAGAAGCCCCAGTGTCCAGTGGCCCTGGTTTTTGATAGTGGTGGTCTAAACATGGCGTATCGTGCGAACTTTAGTCATGGTCCCCCCAGAAATATGTTGTTCCTCCGTCTTTAAGTATAAAGACCGTGACTTGAAGCGATAATGGAGGGCTGAGAAACACTGTAGGGCTGCTTTTTCAACCGCCATAGCCCACTTCTCAGCATCAGAATGGAGGAAACCGACTGTCCTCTGTAGATTGATTGCATTATGTTCTTGGCTGAGTCTTCCTGGAGCCCCACTTCTTGAAACAGAGAGACTATTCAGTTTCCTGGACTCAGCTGCAAACTCCCTGATTTCTGTCAGGACTTAGCACTCAAGCCTGTGAGGCAGGAGATTCGAAGACTCCAAAGAAGGCCCGGCTCCTCGGATGTGCCGCCTTACAGAGAGATGAAGGGGTGAGTGAAGAAGCGGCGGGCGGGAGACGGGAGGCCAGGAGGATGCAGAACGGCTAGGAGCGCTGGCCCTGGAGTCGGGCAGACCTAGATTCTGATCTCAGCCCCGTCGCTGACCAGCTGCGTGGTCTGGTGTCTCATTCACAGAATGCGCTGCTTGCCCCACTGTGCTGTTCTGAGTGCTGAATAATAACGTGTGTTAAGTGCTTAGCTCAGTGCTGTGCCCGcagtaaacactcagtaaataccAGCTGTTGTTATTCTAACCTAACCCAGCGTCAGTTGGGAATGCCATCGAGTCTGGAAGCCGTATGTTACTGGGTCAGTgaactttttcttcccttcttccctctttctttcgtTTGTCCCGTCACAAACAGGCAGCAGAAAACAGCTGAAGCGGAAGAGGGGACGGTGCAGATTCAGGAGGGTGAGTGGTCGAAACAGACCTGAGCCCAGGAGCCCAGCTTggcctctccccatcccccatggGCGCATCTGCCATGCACCCTGGTCCTTCTGAGTGACATgcaggtgggaagagggagaaaggcagtAAGTCGCAGGCTTCTTCCTCGCTCGTCTAACTCAGGTGCAGTGGCAACTGGGGAGGACCCCACCAGCGTGGCTATTGCCAGCATCCAGTCAGCTGCCACCTTCCCTGACCCCAACGTCAAGTACGTCTTCCGAACTGAGAATGGGGGCCAGGTAAGGGAGGGGGCCAGCTGCCTGCAGGTGTTACCTGGGGTTGGGGTTGAGGGAGGTAATGAgcctgtggggggcgggggggggggggagacctGGCTTGGAGGAGGTGGTGACCACAGGGATGCCTGcgggatgggggggaggggctgggaggaggaggtttGGAGTAGATCCGAGTGGGGTGGAGGCTTGGCCAAAATCTCTGGGGACGGAAGAGGGAATGGCTGAAGCTTTGTCCCTGAAGCACTCTTATTTCGGGGCTCTGTCCTAGAGAAGCTTTATGAGAGGCCTGGGGTCCCCAGCATTGACTCCTgtattctctctccccactttccGATGTCCTCCTGCTTCTAGGTGATGTACAGGGTGATCCAGGTGTCtgaggggcagctggatggcCAGACTGAAGGGACTGGCGCCATCAGTGGCTATCCTGCCACTCAGTCCATGACCCAGGTATGGGGGCCTGGGCTGGTGAGGGGCCTGGAGCTCCAAAGGGGAAGGTGAAGCCAAACCTGTGAGATCGGGGCGGGGCTGGAGGTGGCGAGTTGGGGTTGCGTTGTCCCAAGGCACCAGGTTTTCCCTTTCTGGAcgtttctccctccttccccccagggATAGAAGCTTCAGGGTAGCTCAGTGGGAAGCACCTGACAGACACTGGACTCTGTTCTGTTGTTCCCCTCTGCAGGCGGTGATCCAGGGTGCATTCACCAGTGACGATGCTGTTGACACAGAGGGGACAGCCGCCGAGACTCACTATACTTATTTCCCCAGCACtgcagtgggggatgggggagggggtaccACATCGGGGAGTACAGCAGCTGTTGTTACTACCCAAGGCTCGGAGGCCCTGCTGGGGCAGGCAACCCCTCCCGGCACCGGTGAGCTGCGTGGGGTTGCGGACCCGGAGGGGCTAGAATCAGGGGTGGGCCTTTCCTGGGGCCCCTTAATGCTCACCGAGACCTGGGCAGGCAGTGAGTCTGGGGCTGCCCTTCCAGCAGGAGGATCCAGAAGGATCCTAGGAGGAAGGATCCCTCCAGAGGAGGATCCTAGGACCTTGGCCTCAGAGCGTGATGCGGTTCCTAAGTCCCACGTCCTGACACAGCCTACCCTCCACCTTCACAGGCCAATTCTTTGTGATGATGTCACCCCAAGAAGTGTTGCAGGGAGGAAGCCAGCGCTCCATTGCCCCCAGGACTCACCCTTATTCCCCGTGAGTAGCCCCCGCTCCTTCTCCGTTGCCGTGGTGGTCTCGATCCCTACCAACTCCTGTGTCATTCCTGACCCTAACCTCTAATCTTATTTTTTGTCCTTTCCTCACTCTGGCCACCCTGGGTTTGTCATCAGGAAGTCAGAAGCTCCCAGGACAACTCGGGATGAGAAACGCAGGGCTCAGCACAATGAAGGTGGGTACTAGTTGGTGGGGTCGGGGACAGCCGTGGTGTCTGAGCAGGAGGGCTCCGGTAGCTCGACGAGGCCTGTGGTGAGTTCTCACCGAGTCACCTTGTCCTCCCTTTTGCCCCCTAGTTGAACGCCGCCGCCGAGACAAGATTAACAACTGGATAGTGCAGCTGTCCAAGATCGTCCCGGACTGCTCCATGGAGAGCACCAAGTCTGGCCAGGTCATGGAAGGACCCTGGTAGTGGGCAGGATGCCTGGCTTTTGTCTCCTGGTGGTGTTTCCAGACATGGTAGCGAGGGCACATGGCAGGAATTCCTGCTGACCTTTCTCCAAGGTTCCTGTATCCTTGTGAAACGTTCTGCCACTGTCCTTAGGGGAAGACGAGGTTCAGGGTGTGAATGCGCCACGGGAAGGCGAACCAGGTAGCACTATTTTAATCCTCATTTCGCTTGCCTTTTCTTGCAGAGTAAAGGTGGAATTCTGTCCAAAGCCTGTGATTACATCCAGGAGCTTCGACAGAGTAACCACCGGTTGTCAGAAGAACTGCAGGGGCTTGACCAGCTGCAGCTGGACAACGACGTGCTCCGACAGCAGGTCAGACCCCTCCCCAAGTCCATGGCCAGCGAGCTGCTGTGGGACACCTGCCTCAGGTGTCCATAGAGAGGCCTTCATCTTTTTCCCCATCACCAGCGGGGGTCTGAATCTGGTCGGGGGTTTGGCTGGGCCAGTTTTTCTCCTCACTCTCTCCGTGGCCCCCTTTTCCATGTCAGGTGGAAGATCTGAAAAACAAGAACCTGCTGCTCCGAGCTCAGCTGCGGCACCACGGAGTCGAGGTCGTCATCAAGAATGACAGCAATTAACTGTGGGGACTTGGGGGGTTTGGGTCCCGCCACCCCTTTCCGAGAACTGCACCTAGCCCAGGAGCAACAGGCTAATAACCCCCTGCCCCTTTCCTTCACTGCCCGCTTCTGGAGGGGGCTCCGGGGGAGTTGAGACGGCATGGCTTTGAACCCAGGCCCCAGACAGAGCTGCTTGCCGGTGTGAAACACACACTTGGGGGCGCACTGACAGCCTGGCCCCGCCCGCCACAcagccccccacccaacccccggGGCCCTTGTGCTCCCGCAGATGCATGTGCTGTCCCCGCGCTGGATACCGGACACACAGGACGTGGGGGCTCGCCCTGTGCCTGCTGACAGTGCCGGCAGAGGGTCTCTGACCACAAGCGATGCTCTGGCTTGCCCCAGGACTGGGGCGCTTCCACTTCCCCCGGAGCTCAGCTGTGCACTTGAGGACTCTGGGGATTAGGCTTTAGCCAGAAGTGGGGAACAGGCTGCTTAGCAGCGGCTGTTGCCCCAGGAAGAGACGATCGGCGGGCAAGCGGCCGAGGCCTGTGCAGAAGTCTCCGGAGCCAGGGAGAACAACAGACCGGGGCCCGCGTGGGGCCTTCCCCTTGTGGGgatggattttcattttctttttctttcctttcttttttcttcttcttcttctttttttttttttttttttttttaaagataaaacgtTCAGAGCCACTGTCATCCCTGGTTTTCGTCCTTTTGTGGGTCCCGGGTCGGGCGCGCGGGAGGTGCGATGCGTTTTGCCCTGTAACGGTTGGGCCAAGGTTAGGGTGGGGTGTTGGCTCCTGTGGTCCTTACCCTGACTGCCTGCGCCTGGGCCGGACCAGCGTATCGTTAGCCCCGCCCGCGCGGGGCAATCGCAGAAATGAAATGCCCTGGCCGGGGGGGGGGGATCCGCGAACAggtgcggcgggggcggggcctccaCTTCCGGTTCCGGTCCCGGCTCCGGGAGGGCGGGGAAGATGCTGCGGGCACCGAGGGGGCGGCCCGGCGCCGCATTCCTGTGGCTTGCCGTGGCGGCGCGCACCATGGCCGGAGGTACCTGCGGGGACAAACCTGGGACCGCGTCCCGACCTACCTGCGGACCCGCGGGAGGAGGTGCAGCGGCGGGGCGCGGCTCCGGGGCCCGCACGCCCGCGTCCCCGAGCTGGGGCGCCGCCAGATGGAGGGGCGCCGCGCGGCCGTTCCGGGCAGCCCGCCCCGCTCAGGGCTCTCGTGCCTCCTTCCTCAGCGCCCACGGTCTCGCTCCCTGAACTGCGTTCGCTCCTGGCCTCGGGCCGGGCCCGGCTCATCGATGTGAGATCTCGGGAGGAGGCGGCAGCGGGGACCATCCCGGGGGCGCTCAACATCCCGGGTATGGGACAGAGGGGACGCCCGCGCGGGTGGCCTAGAGGCCGTCCAGGAGGGGGCTCTTAGGGCCGCGTGGGCGAATGCACGGTCCCAGGGGGCCCTTTATTCCTCTCAAGACCCCCTACCCCAGCTTCCTGGAGAAGGGCTGGTGGGAGGCGAATCCTGGCAGCGGAACTGGCTCTTCCAGTTTGAGCGGGTAACAGGCGGCGAGGAAGGGGCGGACCCGCTTTTCTACCTTGATCTCCCCAAGGTTGGGTACCCGCCCGCCGCTTCTCGCTGCTGGGGACGGGGCTCCCGTTCAGCTGTTTGGCTGCCTTCCCGCGCAGGTGGGCCTGTCTGGTCCTGGAggttggaggggagtgggagtgggccTCCTAGGGCCTTCTGAAGATTGGCTGGGGCCGCAGGACCCAGTCCTTCCAGGCCGGGTTTGAACCCGGTACCGCCCACTGCcggttctcctttctctcccctcgaCTCCTCCCAGTGTCTGAGCTGGAAAGTGCCCTGCAGATGGAGCCCGCTGCTTTCCAGGCTTTCTATTCCGCCGAGAAGCCGAAGCTGGAAGAGGAGAACCTCATTTTCTTCTGTCAGATGGGCAGGCGGGGCTTGCAGGCCACGCAGCTGGCCCAAGGCCTTGGATACACAGGGTAGGGGGAAGGCTCGGTGCTAGCTGGACAGGGACTGGGGAGGCCTCCTAGGCCAGTCCTTCCTCACCCACTTTGTTTCCACAGCGCTCGAAACTACGCAGGAGCCTATAGAGAATGGTCCCAGAAAGAAGATTAGGTGGAAGATGGCTTACTGAtggccccctctcccccacccccatggccaAAAACCCTAACtaagggtggggaaggggcagacttAGAATGGGCAGCTCCTTACAGCACTGAGCACACAAGCGTatcaaataaagataatttaataaaaatcctggaagcacTGAATGTGTCAGGTGGATGCCAGATAGTCCTAATCTTGATCTGGGCTTCGGTTCAGCCCCTGGtccttctccattcatctgtcccCCACCCTGTACTCCCCATGCCCACCCAACGCCAGCAGTTTCCTGAGATGATGATTCTCTTTctataactgtgtgtgtgtgtgcgtgtgtgtgtgtgttttaaagattttatttatttgagaaagagcaggagcacagagagagacggagaagcaactccccagcgagcagagggcctgatgcggggctcgatcccaggaccacaggatcgtgacctgagctgaaggcagatgcttcactggactgggccacccaggcgcccctagaacaaTTGTTTTCAGCCCAGGAtacacatcagaatcacttggtatctaaaagcaaacaaattaaaaaaaaaaaaaatgtttgggcgCTATCGGAGATTTGGAATCTTGGGGGTGGGACCTGGGTGGTAGTGGTTTTGTGAGCCTTTGCAGTGAATGTGATGCACCGTCTGGAGCCGAGCCCATTGCTTCCAAGCTCAGCAGACAGGCCTCCCTCAGCTTCCGTGACTATTCGTGACAAATggtctctggctgcttctctgcaAAAATGGCAGAACAGAGCGACAGGGACTATATGTCCTTCAGATCCTAACATTTTTACTCTCTAGTCCTTCCTAGATGCAGTTTGCCTGCCCTTGCCCCAGACCTTCAGGTCCCTAGCCCCAACCTCACCTCCCTGAGAGTTTGTCACTGGCTTGAGGAAACCAAAGGGCGGTGCCCAGCAGTGAGCGACGGATGTCACTCTTCATGCCCACAAGTCTGTCGGACATGGATTGCAGGTGTGAGGA
The window above is part of the Mustela erminea isolate mMusErm1 chromosome 17, mMusErm1.Pri, whole genome shotgun sequence genome. Proteins encoded here:
- the ARHGAP30 gene encoding rho GTPase-activating protein 30 isoform X3, whose protein sequence is MKSRQKGKKKGSSKERVFGCDLQEQLQRSGQEVPQVLKSCAEFVEEYGVVDGIYRLSGVSSNIQKLRQEFEAERKPDLRKDVYLQDIHCVSSLCKAYFRELPDPLLTYRLYDKFADAVGVQLEPERLVKILEVLRELPVPNYRTLEFLMRHLVHMASFSAQTNMHARNLAIVWAPNLLRSKDIEASGFNGTAAFMEVRVQSIVVEFILTHVDQLFGGAALSGGEMESGWRSLPGARASGSPDDLMPRSLPCHLPSILQAGDGPPQMRPYHTIIELAEHKRKGSLKVRKWRSIFNLGRSGHETKRKLPRGAEDREDKSDKGTLRPAKSMDSLSAAAGASDEPEVLVGPGSPRPSPLLPDSLENDSAEAAEGEQEPEAEALGGTNSEPGTPRAGRSAIRAGGCSRAERCVGVHISDPYNVNLPLHITSILNVPPNIISNVSLARLTRGLECPALQPRPSPASGPGPGPGPGPPDEKLEASLATGPLADSGPEDMAPALEDCLSQEVEEFSVEPPLDDLSLDEAQFVLAPSCCSPDSAAPRPEGEEESGEEVFLSAYDDLSPLLMPKHPTWEGPGSPEEETAGCGRQEAPEQAEGEDACCKVGEAKEADPENTWAIREEAEGSPESEVEDGETGEEGGKAGESQETMVSLREGSGKETEAKGEESKSQQENESMKEAQDVEGTEGELSKDKETERKTEREEEAQKGQEGQVRARSDPECGVQENQVAEESWEVVHKQEAEEAREDEVKGQEGQKDQEVREDRGDGEDGRSPEAAAGGGGGEVSMDRESGDGESEGDQRAGGDHLGKDSPPEGSHAESLEADSAKGGNSQSSEATPQPPQLEEMEPEGQPSPEGCNLCPCPLGSPSGVGMRLASSLVQVQQVRSVPVVPPKPQFAKMPSAMCSKIHVAPANPCPRPGRLDGTPGERAWGSRASRSSWRNGGSLSFDAAVALARDRQRTEAQGVRRTQTCTGGGDYSLIPRTSPCSMIPAYSPRPLSCLELPPEDTEGSGHRSRHSLPPREHQPPDPLPSPQRRSYAFETQATPGRGEEL
- the ARHGAP30 gene encoding rho GTPase-activating protein 30 isoform X1, with translation MKSRQKGKKKGSSKERVFGCDLQEQLQRSGQEVPQVLKSCAEFVEEYGVVDGIYRLSGVSSNIQKLRQEFEAERKPDLRKDVYLQDIHCVSSLCKAYFRELPDPLLTYRLYDKFADAVGVQLEPERLVKILEVLRELPVPNYRTLEFLMRHLVHMASFSAQTNMHARNLAIVWAPNLLRSKDIEASGFNGTAAFMEVRVQSIVVEFILTHVDQLFGGAALSGGEMESGWRSLPGARASGSPDDLMPRSLPCHLPSILQAGDGPPQMRPYHTIIELAEHKRKGSLKVRKWRSIFNLGRSGHETKRKLPRGAEDREDKSDKGTLRPAKSMDSLSAAAGASDEPEVLVGPGSPRPSPLLPDSLENDSAEAAEGEQEPEAEALGGTNSEPGTPRAGRSAIRAGGCSRAERCVGVHISDPYNVNLPLHITSILNVPPNIISNVSLARLTRGLECPALQPRPSPASGPGPGPGPGPPDEKLEASLATGPLADSGPEDMAPALEDCLSQEVQDSFSFLEDSSSSEPEWVGVEDGEVAQAGAAGAAFSPGEDDPGMGYLEELLRVGPQVEEFSVEPPLDDLSLDEAQFVLAPSCCSPDSAAPRPEGEEESGEEVFLSAYDDLSPLLMPKHPTWEGPGSPEEETAGCGRQEAPEQAEGEDACCKVGEAKEADPENTWAIREEAEGSPESEVEDGETGEEGGKAGESQETMVSLREGSGKETEAKGEESKSQQENESMKEAQDVEGTEGELSKDKETERKTEREEEAQKGQEGQVRARSDPECGVQENQVAEESWEVVHKQEAEEAREDEVKGQEGQKDQEVREDRGDGEDGRSPEAAAGGGGGEVSMDRESGDGESEGDQRAGGDHLGKDSPPEGSHAESLEADSAKGGNSQSSEATPQPPQLEEMEPEGQPSPEGCNLCPCPLGSPSGVGMRLASSLVQVQQVRSVPVVPPKPQFAKMPSAMCSKIHVAPANPCPRPGRLDGTPGERAWGSRASRSSWRNGGSLSFDAAVALARDRQRTEAQGVRRTQTCTGGGDYSLIPRTSPCSMIPAYSPRPLSCLELPPEDTEGSGHRSRHSLPPREHQPPDPLPSPQRRSYAFETQATPGRGEEL
- the ARHGAP30 gene encoding rho GTPase-activating protein 30 isoform X4, encoding MRHLVHMASFSAQTNMHARNLAIVWAPNLLRSKDIEASGFNGTAAFMEVRVQSIVVEFILTHVDQLFGGAALSGGEMESGWRSLPGARASGSPDDLMPRSLPCHLPSILQAGDGPPQMRPYHTIIELAEHKRKGSLKVRKWRSIFNLGRSGHETKRKLPRGAEDREDKSDKGTLRPAKSMDSLSAAAGASDEPEVLVGPGSPRPSPLLPDSLENDSAEAAEGEQEPEAEALGGTNSEPGTPRAGRSAIRAGGCSRAERCVGVHISDPYNVNLPLHITSILNVPPNIISNVSLARLTRGLECPALQPRPSPASGPGPGPGPGPPDEKLEASLATGPLADSGPEDMAPALEDCLSQEVQDSFSFLEDSSSSEPEWVGVEDGEVAQAGAAGAAFSPGEDDPGMGYLEELLRVGPQVEEFSVEPPLDDLSLDEAQFVLAPSCCSPDSAAPRPEGEEESGEEVFLSAYDDLSPLLMPKHPTWEGPGSPEEETAGCGRQEAPEQAEGEDACCKVGEAKEADPENTWAIREEAEGSPESEVEDGETGEEGGKAGESQETMVSLREGSGKETEAKGEESKSQQENESMKEAQDVEGTEGELSKDKETERKTEREEEAQKGQEGQVRARSDPECGVQENQVAEESWEVVHKQEAEEAREDEVKGQEGQKDQEVREDRGDGEDGRSPEAAAGGGGGEVSMDRESGDGESEGDQRAGGDHLGKDSPPEGSHAESLEADSAKGGNSQSSEATPQPPQLEEMEPEGQPSPEGCNLCPCPLGSPSGVGMRLASSLVQVQQVRSVPVVPPKPQFAKMPSAMCSKIHVAPANPCPRPGRLDGTPGERAWGSRASRSSWRNGGSLSFDAAVALARDRQRTEAQGVRRTQTCTGGGDYSLIPRTSPCSMIPAYSPRPLSCLELPPEDTEGSGHRSRHSLPPREHQPPDPLPSPQRRSYAFETQATPGRGEEL